The DNA region ATGAAGCGCATATTAAAGAGCTAAGCAATTACTTCTACCGTCAGAAATACAACATCAGCGATCTGATGCGGAAAATGTTTAGTTCAGCATGGTTTTATGACAAAGAAAATATCGGCACCAAAATAAAATCGCCGGTAGAATTTCTTGTGGGCCTTAGCAGGGAATTTCATGTAACCTACAATAAGCCGCAGGTGCTTATTCAACTGCAGAGCAACCTTGGGCAATACCTGTTCAACCCACCCAATGTGGCGGGCTGGCCAGGGGGTAAAAACTGGATCGACAGCTCATCATTGATGCTGAGGATGAAAATACCATCACTGGTGCTGAATGATGGCCTGATTGATTTCAGCGGAAAGGCCGACCCCGAAGATGAAGCCGTAATAGCGCAAGGTAAAAAAAGTAACATCAAGCCCATTAAATCTGCCATCGATGCTAAAGCCGACTGGCCAAAGTTCCTGGAAGGCCTGCCTAAAAAGATCAGCCCTGTTGAACTGGCCACTTTCCTGCTACAGCCCGCTGTGAGTGCCAAAGTTACAGGTATGATCCAGAACAACCTGAGCTTAAAAAATACAGCAATAGAAATTACCAGCATGCCCGAATACCAGCTTTGCTGACCATAGGAGATGAAGACCATGAAAAGACGAGATTTTCTTAAAAATTCTGCATTTGCCGCTGCCGGAGCCCTTATGGTACCGGCATTTTTGAAGCCTTTTGAGGCCCTTGCCCTGGATGAGCTCAGTGCTTACAAAAACCTGGTGGTTATCCAGCTTTCAGGAGGGAATGACGGCTTGAATACAATTGTTCCTTATGGCAATGACATCTATTATCAAAAACGAAAAAGCATTGGCATAAAGCCTGAAGATGTAATTAAGCTAACAGATATCCAAGGCCTAAACCCCAATCTCAACGCCCTGAAAGAATTATACGATCAGGGCTGGATGACCATCATTAACGATGTGGGCTATCCCAATCCCGACAGATCACATTTCCGTTCTATGGACATCTGGCAAAGCGCAAGTGATTCCAACCAGTTCCTTTCGACAGGCTGGATTGGCCGCTACCTGGATTCGAATTGTGAAACCTGTAAATTCCCTTATACAGCTATAGAAGTAGACGACAGCTTATCTATGGCCCTAAAAGGCGGAACAAAAAAAGGGATTGCACTTAAGGATGCAGGTACATTATTTAAAAATACAAATGAACCCTTTTTTAAGGAAATGATCCGAGCCGATAAAGCCCACCTGGATGAAGAAAACCTTGGTTACCTATATAAAACCATGATCGAAACTTCTTCTTCTGCCAATTACATTCAAAATACTTCCAAAATATACCAGTCGAAATTCAGCTACCCCAATACCGGCTTTGCAAGCCAGCTTAAAACGGTTTCGAAATTCATCAGTTCGGGTTTAAAAACAAAAGTCTACTACGTATCTATGAGTGGTTTTGACACTCATGTAAACCAGCAGCAGCAACAGGGCCGCCTGCTGCAGCAATATGCCGAAGGTATGAACGCTTTTATAAAAGAGCTGAAGCAAAACAACAGGCTTGAAGATACACTGGTCATTACCTTCTCCGAATTTGGTAGGCGGGTAGAACAGAACGCCAGCAATGGTACAGACCATGGAACCGCAAACAATATGTTCATCTTTGGTGGCCGGCTAAAAAAACAAGGCATTTATAATGCAGCTCCAAACCTCAGTGACCTGGAATCCGGGGATTTAAAATACCAGGTCGATTTCCGTCAGGTATACGGCACCATACTGGATAAATGGCTGGATGTAAGCAATGCGCAAATCCTGAGCAGGAAGTTTAACACACTTGATTTTATATAGGCTTTAGCCGTTGATGAGCTTTGTTTTGATGGAATAAGTGATTGCTTCACGACTGGTTGTAAACAGGCAGGTTTTAATACCGTGCAAGCCTGATATTTCATCCAAAAGCGCCTGTGCCTGAGTGGCCTTTTCTGCTCTGATATTCCGTATATATATGGCGGCAATATTTTGGGGGTACTTCTTGGCAATTGTGGTATAAATAACCGGGTCTTGCTGGGAGTTATCGCCAATAAAAACAAACTTTTGATTTGGAAAGGCATCCAGAATACGCATCACGCGCATCAGTTTCCCTTCATGCCCGGTCCGGCCAGTCCTGAGCAGGTCTTTCCAGCGCTTGATCTGGTTTAGCAGAAAGGCTCCCTCTGGCATTTTATTAAACCTGAATGTTTCCACCAGGTAGTCGTAAAGGTTCCATTCGCTACTGGAAACATAAAAAAAAGGATTGGGCTGATTTGCGTTGGTATGTGATGAGGCAAATGCATGGTAAAGCGTATGGGTATCCCTGAATGTTTTTCTGGTCCTCGGATTCTTGATAAAAAGTTCTCTCAGTCTTCTGCCCAGGGTAGCAGAATGAGAGATCATCACCGTATCATCAATATCTGAAATGAAAGCATATTGAGTAAGGTGTGGCACAAATATCTGCCCATGCCCTATCACCATTACTGCATCATTTCCATCCAGGGCCTCAACTTTTACGCCATGCCACCCCGCACTTACTGTTTTATGAGCTGCCCATTCAAATTTAAAAAACCCATCATACTCAGTTTTGTTATATATCTGCTGGCCCTGAAAGGTCAGCCTCACCTTAACGTGAGGGTAGGGTTTTAAAATGAATAGTTTTAGCAGGTGAAAGATGTTCACAAAAAGGTTGTTGCTGTACGCCTGCTTAGTTTTTGCTTTGAAACGGAACACATGTCCATACACCACCAGGTTGTGCTCATGTCCATAGCCGTGATATACTTTAACACTAACAGATTTATTCATTATTAATTAAAACAGCCGATCACAT from Pedobacter africanus includes:
- a CDS encoding DUF1501 domain-containing protein; this encodes MKRRDFLKNSAFAAAGALMVPAFLKPFEALALDELSAYKNLVVIQLSGGNDGLNTIVPYGNDIYYQKRKSIGIKPEDVIKLTDIQGLNPNLNALKELYDQGWMTIINDVGYPNPDRSHFRSMDIWQSASDSNQFLSTGWIGRYLDSNCETCKFPYTAIEVDDSLSMALKGGTKKGIALKDAGTLFKNTNEPFFKEMIRADKAHLDEENLGYLYKTMIETSSSANYIQNTSKIYQSKFSYPNTGFASQLKTVSKFISSGLKTKVYYVSMSGFDTHVNQQQQQGRLLQQYAEGMNAFIKELKQNNRLEDTLVITFSEFGRRVEQNASNGTDHGTANNMFIFGGRLKKQGIYNAAPNLSDLESGDLKYQVDFRQVYGTILDKWLDVSNAQILSRKFNTLDFI
- a CDS encoding App1 family protein produces the protein MNKSVSVKVYHGYGHEHNLVVYGHVFRFKAKTKQAYSNNLFVNIFHLLKLFILKPYPHVKVRLTFQGQQIYNKTEYDGFFKFEWAAHKTVSAGWHGVKVEALDGNDAVMVIGHGQIFVPHLTQYAFISDIDDTVMISHSATLGRRLRELFIKNPRTRKTFRDTHTLYHAFASSHTNANQPNPFFYVSSSEWNLYDYLVETFRFNKMPEGAFLLNQIKRWKDLLRTGRTGHEGKLMRVMRILDAFPNQKFVFIGDNSQQDPVIYTTIAKKYPQNIAAIYIRNIRAEKATQAQALLDEISGLHGIKTCLFTTSREAITYSIKTKLING